In Ignavibacteriota bacterium, one genomic interval encodes:
- a CDS encoding glycoside hydrolase family 2 protein yields the protein MKNQYGITNSNKAIFLFFIYCVINFSESFAQSIEYRAEWPQITNATKPWTRFWWHGSAVNEIDLKINLEELKNCGIGGIEITPIYGVKGNEKNDLSFLSNKWFQIFEKSLEFGKEMDLGVDLSNASGWPFGGNWVTDEDACKEVKYKFYTLREGEFLNEKIEFIQEPFVRAVGHEVNIDQIKFPINRNENLQELALDQVRFATKLPLQTLNAYDKSGKKIELTNNVDNEGKLKWIAPKGEWKLIAVFQGWHGKMVERAGKGGEGNVIDHFSESSTKNFLNYFDKHSEGFDISGIRAFFNDSYEVDDSQGEADWTQLMFEEFKNYRGYDLKDYLPALFGYDTEENNKRVLCDYRETISDLLLDRFTYVWRNWSRKYNSIIRNQAHGSPANILDLYAASDIPETEGITPIRIKMASSAGHVTGKSLIACEASTWLNEHFLTKLSDVKNNIDRFFANGINHIVYHGTPYSPVNEKWPGWLFYASVHFAPTNTWWSDLKILNDYIANCQSFLQSSKPSNDILLYYPIYDSWSSKGSTMLQHFGGSKDTLIKEISELLLKEGYTFDFISDRQLQNLSLKDGKIYSGKSAYKTIIVPKSEFIPISTFEKLIDLAENGSNILFEDNMPTDISGMYNLKERQGLYSKLKSKLTFEKFKDYEACKFGKGKILKGKEIELLLDEVGVIPEALAKENLWFNKVEREDGTCYFISNWGNSEVNKWIKLNSTGKDAVWFNPMTKEIGKVLIRKISDKESEIFLKLDKGETLILQWFPNKQDLKFYPMYSSFVNQIEINGEWKIEFIKGGASLPNPIKISKLRSWTELSEELKWFSGSAKYSTEFTLNNLESEFYNLDLGGVHESAVIILNGENIGTLLGPKFNITISSDKLKYHNKLEVIVTNLMANRIIKMDKEGENYKKFYNINFAAGKKENLDSNGIFTAINWEPLSSGLVGPVILSTCKIIK from the coding sequence ATGAAAAACCAATACGGCATAACTAATTCTAATAAAGCCATTTTTTTATTTTTTATCTATTGTGTTATTAACTTCTCAGAATCCTTTGCGCAATCAATTGAGTATAGAGCAGAATGGCCTCAAATTACAAATGCGACAAAACCATGGACAAGATTCTGGTGGCATGGAAGCGCAGTTAATGAAATTGACTTAAAAATAAATTTAGAAGAACTTAAAAATTGCGGAATTGGAGGAATTGAAATAACACCAATTTATGGTGTAAAAGGAAATGAAAAAAATGATTTAAGTTTTCTCTCTAATAAATGGTTTCAAATTTTTGAAAAATCTTTGGAATTTGGAAAGGAAATGGATTTGGGTGTTGATCTTTCAAATGCTTCCGGATGGCCTTTCGGAGGAAATTGGGTTACCGATGAAGATGCTTGTAAAGAAGTAAAGTATAAATTTTATACTCTACGTGAAGGTGAATTTCTAAATGAAAAAATTGAGTTTATTCAAGAACCATTCGTAAGAGCCGTTGGTCATGAAGTAAATATAGATCAAATAAAATTTCCGATTAACAGAAATGAAAATTTGCAGGAGTTGGCTTTGGATCAAGTGAGATTTGCAACTAAGCTGCCATTGCAAACATTAAACGCGTATGATAAATCCGGAAAAAAAATAGAACTTACTAATAATGTTGATAATGAAGGTAAATTAAAATGGATTGCTCCCAAAGGTGAATGGAAATTGATTGCGGTTTTTCAAGGCTGGCATGGTAAAATGGTTGAAAGAGCCGGTAAAGGAGGAGAAGGAAATGTTATTGACCATTTTTCAGAAAGTTCGACAAAAAATTTTCTTAATTATTTTGATAAACATTCTGAAGGTTTTGACATTTCAGGAATAAGAGCCTTTTTTAACGATTCTTATGAAGTCGATGATTCTCAAGGCGAAGCCGACTGGACGCAATTAATGTTTGAAGAGTTTAAAAATTACAGAGGCTATGATCTAAAAGATTATTTACCCGCATTGTTCGGATATGATACCGAAGAAAACAATAAAAGGGTTTTATGTGATTACAGAGAAACAATTTCTGATTTGCTTTTGGATAGATTCACATATGTATGGCGAAATTGGTCAAGAAAATATAATTCGATTATTAGAAACCAAGCTCACGGTTCACCTGCTAATATTTTAGATTTATATGCTGCAAGCGATATCCCCGAAACCGAAGGAATTACTCCAATTAGAATTAAAATGGCATCTTCAGCCGGACATGTAACTGGAAAATCACTAATTGCATGTGAAGCTTCAACGTGGTTGAATGAACACTTTTTAACAAAACTTTCAGATGTTAAAAATAATATTGACAGATTTTTTGCAAATGGAATAAATCATATTGTTTATCATGGAACTCCTTATTCACCAGTTAATGAAAAATGGCCGGGATGGCTTTTCTATGCATCGGTTCATTTTGCGCCAACTAACACGTGGTGGAGCGATCTTAAAATATTAAATGATTATATAGCAAACTGCCAATCTTTCTTACAAAGCTCTAAACCGTCAAACGATATTTTGCTTTATTATCCAATTTATGACAGCTGGTCATCAAAAGGGAGCACGATGCTCCAGCATTTTGGCGGCTCGAAAGATACATTGATAAAAGAAATTAGTGAATTATTATTAAAAGAAGGTTATACATTTGATTTTATTTCCGACAGACAATTACAAAATTTGTCGCTAAAAGATGGTAAAATATATTCGGGTAAATCGGCTTATAAAACTATTATTGTTCCTAAATCAGAATTTATTCCTATATCTACTTTTGAAAAATTAATTGACTTGGCGGAAAATGGTTCTAATATATTGTTTGAAGATAATATGCCGACTGATATTTCAGGTATGTACAATCTGAAAGAGAGACAAGGACTTTATTCAAAGTTAAAGTCAAAGTTAACTTTCGAAAAATTTAAAGATTATGAAGCATGTAAATTCGGAAAAGGAAAAATTCTAAAGGGAAAAGAAATTGAATTGCTTCTTGATGAAGTTGGAGTAATTCCGGAAGCATTGGCAAAAGAAAATTTATGGTTCAATAAAGTAGAAAGGGAAGATGGGACTTGTTATTTCATTAGTAACTGGGGAAACAGCGAAGTAAATAAATGGATTAAATTAAATTCTACGGGCAAAGACGCGGTTTGGTTTAATCCAATGACAAAAGAAATAGGTAAAGTTCTAATTAGAAAAATTTCGGATAAAGAATCAGAGATATTTCTAAAATTGGATAAAGGTGAAACGCTTATCCTTCAGTGGTTTCCCAATAAGCAAGATTTGAAATTCTACCCCATGTATTCATCTTTTGTTAATCAAATAGAAATAAATGGAGAATGGAAAATTGAATTTATAAAAGGCGGTGCTTCGTTGCCGAACCCAATAAAAATTTCCAAATTAAGATCATGGACGGAATTATCTGAAGAATTAAAATGGTTTTCAGGTTCAGCTAAATATTCAACCGAGTTTACACTAAATAATTTGGAATCTGAATTTTATAATTTAGATTTGGGCGGAGTTCATGAATCGGCTGTAATTATTCTAAATGGAGAAAATATTGGAACTTTGCTTGGTCCTAAATTCAATATTACTATCAGTTCTGATAAATTAAAATATCATAATAAACTCGAAGTTATTGTTACAAACCTTATGGCTAATAGAATTATAAAAATGGATAAAGAAGGAGAAAATTATAAGAAATTCTATAATATAAATTTTGCGGCAGGGAAGAAAGAAAATCTTGATTCCAACGGAATTTTTACCGCAATAAATTGGGAGCCGTTAAGCTCCGGTTTAGTTGGTCCGGTTATTTTAAGTACTTGTAAAATTATAAAATGA
- a CDS encoding galactose mutarotase, with protein MKTKTIFFVYLVLMSLIISCNSEKDSITISEKTLFGKLSDGSEVYNFTLKNKAGMKITISEFGATVISILVPDKKGKIDDVVLGYDKLEDYVNGTSYFGAIVGRYGNRIGKGKFSLDGIEYQLTINDGENHLHGGKIGFNKVLWKGEFSKSVSGESVKLKYESADGEEGYPGKANISVIYTLTENNEVIIDYSAITDKPTIMNPTHHSYFNLTGNFQNTILNHDLMIDADYFTPVDKGLITTGELVKVINTPMDFTLPEKIGKRINDSFEQLNFGKGYDHNWVINNFDGKVKKIANLFDSTSGRLMEILSDQPGLQFYSGNFLNGTITGKNGEKYNYRTGLCLEAQVFPDSPNKANFPNARLNPNEIYKQRTIYKFSVK; from the coding sequence ATGAAGACAAAAACAATTTTTTTTGTTTATCTAGTTTTAATGTCCCTAATTATTTCTTGTAATTCAGAAAAAGATTCAATTACTATTTCTGAAAAAACACTGTTCGGAAAATTATCTGACGGAAGTGAAGTATATAACTTTACATTGAAGAACAAAGCTGGAATGAAAATTACGATTTCAGAATTCGGAGCAACAGTTATTTCTATATTGGTTCCGGATAAAAAAGGTAAGATTGATGATGTAGTACTGGGCTATGATAAACTCGAAGATTATGTAAACGGCACTTCATATTTTGGCGCAATTGTGGGCAGATATGGAAATAGAATCGGAAAAGGAAAATTTTCTTTAGACGGAATAGAATATCAGTTAACAATAAATGACGGTGAAAATCACTTGCATGGCGGTAAAATCGGTTTTAATAAAGTTTTATGGAAAGGTGAATTTTCAAAAAGCGTTTCTGGAGAATCTGTAAAATTAAAATATGAAAGCGCTGACGGAGAAGAAGGATATCCCGGGAAAGCAAATATTTCGGTTATTTATACATTGACCGAAAACAACGAAGTAATTATAGACTATTCGGCAATTACGGATAAACCTACCATTATGAATCCTACTCACCATTCATATTTTAACCTTACCGGAAATTTTCAAAACACAATATTAAATCATGATTTAATGATTGATGCCGATTATTTTACTCCTGTTGATAAAGGACTAATTACAACGGGTGAGTTGGTTAAAGTTATAAACACGCCAATGGATTTTACTCTACCTGAAAAAATCGGTAAAAGAATAAATGATTCATTTGAACAACTGAATTTTGGTAAAGGATACGATCACAATTGGGTAATTAATAATTTTGATGGAAAAGTAAAAAAAATTGCAAACTTGTTTGATTCCACTTCTGGAAGATTAATGGAAATTTTATCCGATCAGCCGGGTCTTCAATTTTATTCCGGTAATTTTTTAAATGGTACAATAACAGGTAAAAACGGTGAGAAATACAATTACAGAACCGGCTTATGTTTAGAAGCTCAAGTATTTCCTGATTCTCCGAATAAAGCAAATTTCCCCAACGCAAGATTAAATCCAAATGAAATATATAAACAAAGGACGATTTATAAATTTTCAGTAAAATAA
- a CDS encoding glycoside hydrolase family 27 protein → MKKYLFTIILSFSFNLLFGQIKNSDIKTICSSPPMGWNSWDCFGTTVTEDEVKANADYMSKYLKDYGWKYIIVDIQWYEPNAKSHGYRKFAELDIDEFGRLIPAENRFPSAANGNGFKLLADYIHSLGLKFGIHIMRGIPRQAVKNNLKIKNSKFNAQDAADTTSICPWNTDMYALKNNESGQSYYNSIIELYNSWGVDYIKADDMTAVSGKPADVSRMANIKMLSNAINNFERPITLSLSPGPASVEQVELLQNSAQLWRISDDFWDKWTDILQMFDYMRTWQNYIGPNSWPDADMLPIGKIGIRAERGENRFTHFTKDEQITLISLWSMFKSPLMFGGNLPDNDDWTLKLITNEEVLYVNQNSINNKEIFNKNKIIVWTANPKNSNDVYFGIFNTGDADTVLSIAFEELKLDKAKFSLRDLWEKKDLGLITNSIDCEIKLHGAKLFRLSRK, encoded by the coding sequence ATGAAAAAATATTTATTTACAATTATTTTGTCTTTTTCATTTAATTTATTGTTTGGACAGATTAAAAATTCTGATATAAAAACTATATGTTCATCTCCGCCGATGGGATGGAACAGTTGGGATTGTTTCGGAACTACTGTAACCGAAGATGAGGTAAAAGCCAACGCGGATTACATGTCAAAATATTTAAAGGATTATGGTTGGAAATATATTATTGTTGACATTCAATGGTATGAACCGAACGCAAAATCACACGGATATAGAAAGTTTGCAGAATTAGATATTGATGAATTCGGCAGATTAATTCCCGCTGAAAACAGATTCCCCTCAGCAGCGAACGGAAATGGTTTTAAACTTCTTGCTGACTATATTCATAGTTTGGGTCTAAAATTTGGCATTCATATTATGCGTGGAATTCCAAGACAAGCAGTTAAAAATAACTTGAAGATTAAGAATAGTAAATTTAACGCTCAAGACGCTGCGGATACAACCAGTATTTGTCCTTGGAATACAGATATGTATGCCTTAAAGAATAACGAAAGCGGACAATCTTATTACAATTCAATAATTGAATTATATAATTCTTGGGGCGTGGATTATATAAAAGCCGATGATATGACCGCGGTTTCTGGTAAACCTGCGGATGTAAGTAGAATGGCAAATATCAAAATGTTGAGTAATGCTATAAATAATTTTGAAAGACCTATTACGTTAAGTTTATCACCTGGTCCGGCAAGCGTTGAACAAGTTGAACTTCTACAAAACAGCGCTCAGCTTTGGAGAATATCAGATGACTTTTGGGATAAATGGACTGACATTCTGCAAATGTTTGATTATATGAGAACTTGGCAAAACTATATTGGCCCTAATTCTTGGCCTGATGCCGATATGCTTCCAATTGGAAAAATCGGTATTCGAGCAGAAAGAGGCGAAAATAGATTTACTCACTTTACAAAAGATGAACAAATAACTTTGATTTCTCTTTGGTCTATGTTTAAATCACCTTTGATGTTCGGAGGAAATTTACCTGATAATGATGATTGGACATTGAAGTTAATTACAAATGAGGAAGTTCTTTATGTTAATCAGAACAGCATTAACAATAAAGAGATTTTCAATAAAAATAAAATAATTGTATGGACCGCAAATCCCAAAAATTCTAATGACGTTTATTTCGGAATTTTTAATACCGGCGACGCTGATACTGTATTATCAATTGCATTTGAAGAATTGAAATTAGATAAAGCAAAATTTTCGTTACGGGATTTATGGGAGAAAAAAGATCTCGGTTTAATAACAAACTCAATAGATTGTGAAATTAAATTACACGGTGCGAAATTATTTAGATTAAGCAGGAAATAA
- a CDS encoding DUF4981 domain-containing protein yields the protein MKIFVVLILIFAVAVFGQNKNKYDRAPLSEIEDPQIQSINKEEPHASFMTFKNYEKALANRKENSDYLISLNGIWDFNFRQGIVNRIENFGEQDFNKIQWEKIPVPSDMEIQGYGIPIYTNIRYEWAFDNSQVPPLVDMENNYFGYYKRDFDVPAEWKDREIFIHFGSLKSAGYVWINGTKVGMSKDGKTPAEFDITNFVKSGSNNLAVEVIKWTDGSFLECQDFWRLSGITREVYIYSQPKVRVRDFFVKPSLVNNYSDGKLKLEIELKNHLNKNEKRNVTFELFNNNNEKLISENKNISIDKNETQTISFEAEIKNVKQWSAEIPNLYTLLIYLKSSNGNIEEIIPSKIGFREIEIKDGLLLVNGKPILIKGVNLHEFNEYTGQVIDEATMMKDIQTMKKLNVNAVRTSHYPQPELWYNLCDKFGLYLVAESNIESHGMGYKLDKGQTLGNNPQWLKAHLYRTKNSVERDKNHPSVIIWSMGNEAGNGYNFYNVYNWIKQRDNTRLVQYERALMEWNTDIYVPMYDRIWDMETYAKNYHDRPLIQCEYAHAMGNSLGNLKDYWDMIKKYPNLQGGFIWDWVDQGIVKKVGDKSFWAFGGDYGPKDVPSDGNFLINGVVFPDRSLKPHSYEVKKVYQNISFNPIDLTNGEIEISNDYFFKTLNNCYLDWTIEIDGRVVKQGTETNIAIDANSKKKIKIDFENLNKNIGSNVFLNLSVKLTKDELSILPDNYEIAKEQFRIPIILKQIEKSEIKNNNLTVDENNDIVAVSGKNYKCILDLKKGLITSYVLGNKELIKNEEGFKPTFWRAPTDNDYGWKLAEKCQQWKFASESELNVKSYKVSKNNDGSLKVTLEYYFDNVKSTWNADYTFYEDGKINIKNKFYSEETSNDIIPRIGMKMTLPAEFENAEYFGRGPLENYIDRNYSTHFGLYNSKVNDFYVPYIRPQENGHRTDVAWLNLRNSNGTGLRIESNQPFEFNVLNNYVSDFDAGLDKNTDLKHTIDIFKKDLIQLHIDYKMIGLGSDDSWGAKPHEEYLIHPSKRGYEYSFTVVPLTN from the coding sequence ATGAAAATATTTGTAGTACTGATTTTAATATTTGCCGTTGCGGTATTTGGACAAAACAAAAATAAATATGATAGAGCTCCACTTTCTGAAATAGAAGATCCGCAAATTCAAAGCATCAATAAAGAAGAACCACACGCGTCATTCATGACATTTAAAAATTATGAGAAGGCATTAGCAAACAGAAAAGAAAATTCTGATTATTTAATTTCACTTAACGGAATTTGGGATTTCAACTTTAGACAAGGCATAGTTAACAGAATTGAAAATTTTGGAGAACAGGATTTTAATAAAATCCAATGGGAAAAAATTCCTGTTCCCTCTGATATGGAGATTCAAGGATATGGAATTCCAATCTATACCAATATTAGATATGAATGGGCTTTTGATAATTCACAAGTCCCGCCTTTGGTTGATATGGAAAATAATTATTTCGGATATTATAAAAGAGATTTTGACGTTCCCGCGGAATGGAAAGATAGAGAAATATTTATTCACTTCGGTTCACTCAAATCTGCGGGATATGTTTGGATAAATGGAACTAAAGTCGGTATGTCTAAAGATGGAAAAACTCCTGCCGAATTTGACATAACAAATTTTGTTAAGTCCGGATCAAATAATTTAGCGGTTGAAGTTATAAAATGGACAGACGGAAGTTTCTTGGAATGTCAGGATTTTTGGAGATTAAGCGGAATTACCAGAGAAGTTTATATTTATTCGCAACCAAAAGTTAGAGTTAGAGATTTCTTTGTAAAACCTTCTTTAGTAAATAATTATTCTGATGGCAAACTGAAACTTGAAATTGAATTAAAAAATCATTTGAATAAAAACGAAAAAAGAAACGTAACCTTTGAATTATTTAACAATAATAACGAAAAATTAATCTCTGAGAATAAAAATATCAGTATTGATAAAAACGAGACGCAAACAATTAGCTTTGAAGCTGAAATTAAAAACGTGAAACAATGGTCGGCTGAAATTCCAAATCTCTATACATTATTAATTTACCTTAAATCTTCTAATGGTAATATTGAAGAAATAATTCCTTCAAAAATTGGATTTAGAGAAATTGAAATTAAAGATGGTTTGTTATTAGTAAATGGAAAGCCAATTCTAATTAAAGGTGTAAATCTTCATGAGTTCAATGAATATACGGGACAGGTAATTGACGAAGCGACAATGATGAAAGATATTCAGACAATGAAAAAATTAAACGTAAATGCCGTTAGAACAAGTCATTATCCTCAACCCGAATTATGGTATAACTTATGCGATAAATTCGGACTTTATTTGGTTGCCGAATCAAATATTGAATCGCATGGAATGGGCTATAAATTGGACAAAGGACAAACATTGGGCAATAATCCTCAATGGCTAAAAGCACATCTTTACAGAACCAAGAACTCTGTTGAAAGGGATAAAAATCATCCAAGCGTAATAATTTGGTCAATGGGAAATGAAGCAGGAAACGGATATAATTTTTATAACGTTTATAATTGGATTAAACAAAGAGACAATACTAGATTGGTTCAATACGAAAGAGCTTTAATGGAATGGAATACTGATATTTATGTGCCAATGTATGATAGAATTTGGGATATGGAAACTTACGCTAAAAATTATCACGATAGACCTTTAATACAATGCGAGTATGCCCACGCTATGGGAAACAGTTTGGGAAATTTAAAAGATTATTGGGATATGATAAAAAAATATCCAAATCTACAAGGCGGATTTATTTGGGATTGGGTTGATCAAGGAATTGTTAAAAAAGTTGGAGATAAAAGCTTCTGGGCTTTCGGTGGTGATTATGGACCTAAAGACGTTCCATCCGACGGTAATTTTTTAATTAATGGAGTTGTTTTTCCCGATAGATCATTAAAGCCGCATAGTTATGAAGTGAAAAAAGTCTATCAAAATATTTCCTTCAATCCAATTGATCTTACAAACGGCGAAATTGAGATTTCAAATGATTATTTCTTTAAAACTTTAAATAATTGTTATCTTGATTGGACAATTGAAATTGACGGAAGAGTTGTTAAACAAGGTACTGAAACAAATATTGCAATTGATGCTAACTCCAAAAAGAAAATTAAAATTGACTTCGAAAATTTGAATAAAAATATTGGCAGTAATGTTTTTCTGAATCTTTCAGTAAAATTAACAAAAGATGAATTATCCATACTTCCAGATAATTATGAAATTGCGAAAGAGCAATTTAGAATTCCTATTATACTTAAACAAATTGAAAAATCTGAAATTAAAAATAATAATCTTACTGTTGATGAAAATAATGATATAGTTGCTGTCTCCGGCAAAAACTATAAGTGTATTTTAGATTTGAAAAAAGGTTTGATTACATCGTATGTTTTGGGAAATAAAGAATTAATAAAGAATGAAGAAGGATTTAAGCCAACGTTTTGGAGAGCTCCAACAGATAACGATTACGGATGGAAATTGGCTGAAAAATGTCAGCAGTGGAAATTTGCCTCCGAAAGTGAATTAAATGTTAAATCTTATAAAGTTTCAAAAAACAACGATGGTTCATTAAAAGTTACATTGGAATATTATTTTGATAATGTTAAATCAACTTGGAATGCAGATTATACTTTTTATGAAGACGGTAAAATAAATATTAAAAATAAATTTTACAGCGAAGAAACATCTAATGATATAATTCCGCGTATTGGTATGAAAATGACACTGCCCGCGGAATTTGAAAACGCCGAGTATTTTGGAAGAGGACCGCTTGAAAATTATATTGACAGAAACTACTCAACACATTTTGGATTATATAATTCAAAAGTCAATGACTTTTATGTCCCATATATTAGACCTCAGGAAAATGGGCATAGGACAGATGTAGCTTGGTTAAATTTGAGAAACAGCAACGGAACAGGTTTGCGTATTGAATCCAATCAGCCTTTCGAATTTAATGTATTGAATAATTACGTTTCTGATTTCGATGCCGGTTTAGATAAAAATACCGACTTAAAACATACGATAGATATATTCAAAAAAGATTTAATTCAGCTTCATATTGATTATAAAATGATTGGGCTGGGAAGTGACGACAGTTGGGGCGCAAAACCTCATGAAGAATATTTAATACATCCAAGTAAAAGAGGATATGAATATTCATTTACTGTTGTGCCTCTTACAAATTAG
- a CDS encoding glycoside hydrolase family 88 protein has protein sequence MVKKKEIIIIILILICSLSSLTKAQNQVKDFRKSSEEVLKKIADRILSETTYQFIDEETGQIYNSTKGLEPKLSIKVKSKYNDWHYTNGVLNFGMYELGNILSDVKYKKYVDKNFAFVFDNGDLDYFKNLYDEQKKIDWMSVRKVNWHMFFRMVRLDDCGTIGASLIDVYKSKPQENYKNYIELVAEHLFYKEPRLADNTIARYWPHENTIWADDLFMSVAFLARMGKFSGETKYFDDAILQVKNYYKYLWNNEKQLYYHCYHTDTKENGAVHWGRANGWIFMAIADLLDVLPLNYSGRNEILEIFKKQAEGVARWQSENGLWHQLLDKNDSYLETSASAMFVFGLAKGVNNNWLNQDFSYVADIGWEGVLSNIDQKGNVNNICVGTGIMPSLAFYYKRPLESNIPMGEGPVLRAGSEILKMNKYFELPAESKYDKILFEAKK, from the coding sequence ATGGTTAAAAAAAAAGAAATTATAATTATTATTCTAATTCTGATTTGTTCATTGTCTTCATTGACAAAAGCTCAAAACCAAGTTAAAGATTTTAGAAAATCATCAGAAGAAGTTCTAAAAAAAATAGCTGATCGAATTCTTTCCGAAACAACATATCAATTTATAGATGAGGAAACAGGCCAAATATACAATTCTACCAAAGGGCTTGAACCAAAATTGAGTATAAAGGTCAAAAGCAAATATAATGATTGGCATTATACTAACGGTGTACTCAACTTTGGAATGTATGAACTTGGCAATATCTTAAGTGATGTAAAATATAAAAAATACGTTGATAAAAATTTTGCATTTGTTTTCGACAATGGCGACTTAGATTACTTTAAAAATTTGTATGATGAACAAAAGAAAATAGATTGGATGAGCGTTAGGAAAGTTAACTGGCATATGTTTTTTAGAATGGTAAGATTAGATGACTGCGGTACAATTGGCGCTAGTCTTATTGATGTTTATAAAAGTAAACCGCAGGAAAATTATAAAAATTATATTGAACTTGTTGCCGAACATCTATTTTATAAAGAACCGCGTTTAGCTGATAATACAATCGCAAGGTATTGGCCCCATGAAAATACCATTTGGGCAGATGATCTTTTTATGAGCGTCGCATTTTTAGCGCGGATGGGTAAATTTTCAGGTGAAACGAAATATTTTGATGACGCAATACTTCAAGTGAAAAATTATTATAAATATTTATGGAATAATGAAAAACAATTGTATTATCATTGTTATCACACTGATACAAAAGAAAACGGAGCTGTGCATTGGGGCAGGGCTAATGGTTGGATATTCATGGCTATCGCCGATTTGCTTGACGTATTGCCGTTAAATTACTCCGGACGGAACGAAATTTTAGAAATATTTAAGAAGCAAGCGGAAGGTGTCGCCAGATGGCAAAGTGAAAACGGATTATGGCATCAATTATTAGATAAAAATGATTCGTACCTGGAAACGTCCGCTTCTGCAATGTTTGTTTTTGGTTTGGCTAAAGGAGTTAATAATAATTGGCTAAATCAAGACTTTTCATATGTTGCTGATATTGGGTGGGAAGGAGTTCTATCTAACATTGATCAAAAAGGAAATGTAAACAATATTTGTGTCGGCACCGGAATAATGCCTTCGTTAGCTTTTTATTATAAACGACCTCTTGAATCAAACATTCCAATGGGCGAAGGTCCGGTCTTACGCGCGGGTTCGGAAATATTAAAAATGAACAAATATTTTGAATTACCGGCTGAATCAAAATATGATAAAATATTATTTGAAGCAAAAAAATAA